The genomic region TTCTTGTTTTAATAACCCAAAGAAGTTTTCCATTGAGGCATTATCTAAGCAATTGCCTTTTCTAGACATACTTTGAAATAGATCATGTTCTTTTAATGACTCAATATAGTTTCTATTTTGATAATGCCATCCTTGATCTGAATGAATTGTCATTCGATAAAAAAGTTGCGGTCTCATTGCTAGTAATTCAGTTAAAGGTTCAATAACAATATCTATAGTAGGACGCTTTGATATACGATAACTTAAGATTTCCAAGTTATATAAGTCCATAAAAGGTGATAAATAGGCCTTTGTTCCATCGCGTAATTTAAATTCTGTAATGTCTGTAACCACTTTTTGATAAGGTCGATCTGTATTAAAACGACGTTTTAATATATTTTTAGCTACTTTACCTATAGTTCCTCTATAAGAATTGTATTTTCTTGTTTTATGCTTAAATTTCGTACATGTTAAATGGTGTTCTTTCATAATTCGTCTTACTTTCTTATGATTGACTGTCATTCCTTTATTAGCCAATGCTTGAGTAACTCGACGATAACCATAAGTATAATCACTTTCTTTACAAATTTGCTTAATAGATTCAACTATATCTATATCTTTTTTAGGTTTTTTGAAACGTTCAAGCCAGTAGTAGTACACGGATTTAGCTATTTCTGTAACTTCAAACAGAAGGCTTAACCCAAATTGATACATTTCATGTAATTCTTTAATGACCTTTACTTTTTCGGATGTTTGCTTCCGTAATGTTGGGTCAAGCGTTGTAACTTTTTTTGATAAGCGATACCTGCTTTCAACATTTCATTTTCATTTCTAAGTCTTTCTAATTCTTCGCGTTCATCTTCTTTTAATGGTAAATGATTATCTGGTTTAACTTTTGTCTGCTTTCTTTTCATTTTAGAAGGACGTCCTCTCTGTTTATTGTCTAAACCGAGAATACCTTCTTCATTAAATTTACGCTGCCAAACGGCTAACATAGCTGGATTAGAAATTTTAAAGTGATTGGCTGTTTCTCGATAAGACAATTTATTTTCTTGTCTAAATCTTAAAACAGATACTTTAAAATCTCTAGTATATTCTTTATTCTGCAATTTTTTATCTAATCCTTTTGGTCCAAATTCCAAATACTGGTTAACCCATCTTTGAAGTATAGAATAATGAGATAGACTATATTTTTTAGCTAATCTCTCATATCCTAAACTACTATTTAAATATTCCTGAACTATTTTTAACTTGATTTCAAATTTATAATGTTTACCCATAAAAATGCACCCCATAAAGTTAGATTTTTTAGTCCAACTTTTGGGGTGCACATCAGAATCATCTCTACGCTATTATTTTCATTATTTGGCTCTCAGTCAAATTGGACTGGTCACATTAAATTAAGGCGTTATGCAATAATGGATTGTTTAACGCCTTTTTCGTTGTG from Staphylococcus felis harbors:
- a CDS encoding IS3 family transposase, whose translation is MYQFGLSLLFEVTEIAKSVYYYWLERFKKPKKDIDIVESIKQICKESDYTYGYRRVTQALANKGMTVNHKKVRRIMKEHHLTCTKFKHKTRKYNSYRGTIGKVAKNILKRRFNTDRPYQKVVTDITEFKLRDGTKAYLSPFMDLYNLEILSYRISKRPTIDIVIEPLTELLAMRPQLFYRMTIHSDQGWHYQNRNYIESLKEHDLFQSMSRKGNCLDNASMENFFGLLKQEMYYGQSFETFQELEQSIHKYINFYNNTRIKAKLKGLSPTQYRKQTFEIVY
- a CDS encoding transposase, which produces MGKHYKFEIKLKIVQEYLNSSLGYERLAKKYSLSHYSILQRWVNQYLEFGPKGLDKKLQNKEYTRDFKVSVLRFRQENKLSYRETANHFKISNPAMLAVWQRKFNEEGILGLDNKQRGRPSKMKRKQTKVKPDNHLPLKEDEREELERLRNENEMLKAGIAYQKKLQRLTQHYGSKHPKK